The following proteins come from a genomic window of Edaphobacter sp. 4G125:
- a CDS encoding AsmA family protein, translating to MEQTYPSDRGISVQQNEMVDLPAGAPSNAPKTSPTRRGHLRRFRFLYGGIATLVLLFFLPPLVNVSRYQRRIATSISNSIGRPVHFDRISLTVLPLPGFTIDNFVVGEDPAFGYEPIIRANSVRATLRLSSLWRRRVEFSTISFTDPSVNLVHAANGQWNIEGIMLHASQIETAPTAQRRAGPAPRFPYIEATGARLNIKQEQEKLPFSLVEAEFALWLPDPHQWHLRLRARPTRTDSNVSDTGIIELETTLGAAPSLSQIPLNLEGQWRNAQLGEATRVLFGHDAGWRGQMNLTTHIRGTFGESAISTRLRLIDARPADFIPEKPLTTEAECFATATGIFHAFEDLRCSWPPASSSQISSIVLTGNIPNVHLPREASIQITAPKIPGSTLLTWLRATNSTIPQNLAIGGMLTGTLTYGATGSVSQDQPASSANQWQGQLTLDNAAVTTGEAKTPLLSGDVHLESLAHLPLPHSRNAVSATGPKQGFTLDPVPLQLGGHDPVLLSGHLDSVGYTLHLAGNATLERLTTLAQAFPPLGKGLLEALPTKSPTTGLFHIDLTATRPWKGTQTWQDNSVHTSKPAKTGQRRHHH from the coding sequence ATGGAACAGACTTATCCATCCGATCGCGGGATATCAGTCCAGCAGAATGAAATGGTGGATCTACCTGCTGGTGCACCTTCGAACGCGCCAAAAACGTCTCCCACCCGTCGTGGGCACCTTCGGCGTTTTCGTTTTCTCTATGGGGGAATTGCTACCCTTGTGCTGCTTTTCTTTCTTCCTCCGCTGGTCAATGTGAGCCGGTATCAGCGACGGATCGCCACAAGTATTTCAAACAGTATCGGCCGTCCAGTCCACTTCGATCGGATCTCGCTTACCGTTCTTCCGCTTCCAGGTTTTACGATCGATAACTTTGTCGTAGGTGAAGACCCTGCTTTTGGGTATGAGCCGATCATCCGGGCAAACTCTGTTCGCGCGACGCTTCGTCTGTCTTCTCTATGGCGCCGCCGCGTAGAGTTCTCCACGATCAGCTTCACCGATCCGAGCGTCAATCTTGTCCATGCTGCCAACGGTCAGTGGAACATCGAAGGCATCATGCTTCATGCTTCGCAGATCGAGACGGCTCCGACCGCTCAGCGCCGAGCTGGCCCCGCTCCCCGCTTCCCCTATATCGAAGCTACGGGAGCTCGCCTGAATATCAAGCAGGAGCAAGAAAAACTTCCTTTCTCACTCGTCGAAGCAGAGTTTGCTCTTTGGCTTCCCGATCCTCATCAATGGCATCTTCGTCTTCGGGCACGACCAACACGAACGGACTCCAATGTGTCCGATACCGGGATCATCGAGCTTGAAACAACTCTGGGAGCCGCCCCTTCTCTTAGCCAGATTCCCTTGAACCTTGAAGGCCAATGGAGAAACGCTCAGTTGGGCGAGGCTACTCGCGTTCTCTTCGGCCACGATGCTGGCTGGCGCGGTCAGATGAACCTCACAACTCATATTCGAGGGACCTTTGGCGAGAGCGCGATCTCCACACGGCTCCGACTTATTGATGCTCGCCCTGCCGATTTCATCCCTGAGAAACCTCTCACCACGGAAGCGGAGTGCTTTGCCACGGCTACGGGGATATTTCATGCTTTTGAGGATCTCCGTTGCAGCTGGCCTCCTGCCAGTTCTTCGCAAATATCGTCCATCGTCCTCACGGGAAATATCCCTAATGTCCATCTCCCCCGTGAAGCATCAATACAGATCACGGCTCCGAAGATTCCTGGCTCTACGCTTCTCACATGGTTGAGGGCCACCAATTCCACGATTCCGCAGAACCTTGCCATTGGCGGAATGCTCACCGGAACGCTGACCTATGGGGCAACTGGCTCTGTCTCCCAAGACCAACCCGCCTCATCTGCAAATCAATGGCAAGGCCAACTCACTTTGGATAATGCAGCCGTCACCACTGGAGAAGCAAAAACTCCACTCCTCTCAGGAGATGTCCATCTAGAGTCATTGGCTCATTTACCCTTGCCCCATTCTCGAAATGCAGTTTCTGCAACTGGCCCGAAGCAGGGATTCACATTAGATCCTGTCCCCTTGCAGCTTGGAGGACACGATCCTGTCCTTCTCTCTGGGCATCTGGACTCCGTTGGCTATACGCTACATTTGGCCGGAAACGCCACCCTTGAGCGCCTCACAACTTTGGCCCAGGCGTTTCCACCCTTGGGGAAAGGTCTGCTGGAAGCACTTCCCACGAAGAGTCCTACAACAGGGCTCTTTCACATCGACCTCACGGCAACACGCCCTTGGAAGGGCACGCAGACGTGGCAGGACAATTCGGTTCATACTAGCAAACCCGCAAAGACCGGCCAGCGACGCCATCATCATTGA
- the lepB gene encoding signal peptidase I codes for MTMESVEKEETSAQVEEQKETALESLASIASVLAVGLFVMTFVFQNFEIPSASMVKTLLIGDHVLVDRISLAPPAKWAPFTYYRDVKRGDIIVFLKPGEPDLFLVKRAIGIPGDHIHLRNGVVYLNGVAQNEPYAAMPVSDGNPQHDFNAYRDDFPSIPPDPMYQVTASWQYELPTHIQNGDLVVPPGKIFAMGDNRPDSLDGRYWGFVPRENIVGRPMFVYWSFETPADQIDKQSIGERLSFMGHILIHIFDQTRWKRTFHVIR; via the coding sequence ATGACGATGGAATCTGTTGAGAAAGAAGAAACTTCAGCCCAGGTGGAGGAGCAGAAAGAAACGGCTCTCGAATCTTTGGCCTCCATTGCCAGTGTGCTGGCTGTCGGTCTCTTCGTCATGACCTTTGTCTTTCAGAACTTTGAGATTCCGTCCGCTTCCATGGTCAAGACGCTGCTTATTGGCGATCACGTCCTGGTCGACCGAATCTCGCTGGCTCCTCCGGCCAAATGGGCTCCTTTTACCTATTATCGCGATGTTAAGCGCGGCGACATCATCGTCTTTCTAAAGCCAGGTGAACCCGATCTTTTTCTCGTGAAGCGTGCAATCGGTATTCCCGGCGACCATATTCATCTGCGAAACGGAGTTGTCTACCTCAACGGAGTGGCCCAGAACGAGCCCTATGCTGCCATGCCAGTATCCGATGGCAATCCCCAGCACGATTTCAATGCCTATCGCGACGACTTCCCCAGCATCCCTCCTGATCCCATGTATCAGGTCACGGCAAGCTGGCAGTATGAGCTCCCAACACATATCCAGAACGGTGACTTGGTGGTTCCTCCAGGCAAGATCTTCGCCATGGGAGACAATCGTCCTGATTCGCTCGATGGCCGCTACTGGGGATTTGTTCCTCGTGAAAACATCGTAGGTCGACCGATGTTTGTCTATTGGTCCTTTGAAACGCCTGCAGATCAAATTGACAAACAAAGCATCGGAGAACGACTCTCCTTCATGGGCCACATCCTTATCCACATCTTCGATCAGACGCGATGGAAACGCACTTTCCACGTAATTCGATAA
- the lepB gene encoding signal peptidase I, with the protein MSPPTLSPGPLREGGQSASGFVPAGTPPTQPPPVGHSSYSSKPGLLPAIQSLLTIIVIAVFIVAFTVQPFRIPSGSMEPTLMVGDFLLVDKQVAADSTGSLLLPSPGIHRGDVVVFHYPLDPATHLVKRIVGIPGDHIRLRGGHVFINGLPLNEPYAVYHPAGYDNFRDNFPRLQSADPEIDSRWWVRMRKLIDDGELIIPAGNYFVLGDNRNNSDDSRYWGFVPRENIVGRPLMIYFSLRQEENSTYAAPHAAGLSLGSTASSSGSFQFARWNRVFRIIR; encoded by the coding sequence ATGAGCCCGCCCACACTCTCCCCCGGCCCATTACGCGAAGGCGGACAGTCCGCCTCTGGGTTCGTCCCTGCTGGGACGCCCCCCACGCAACCGCCGCCAGTCGGTCATAGTTCCTACTCCAGCAAACCTGGGCTCCTTCCTGCCATTCAGTCTCTGCTTACGATCATCGTCATCGCGGTTTTCATTGTTGCGTTTACTGTGCAACCCTTCCGGATTCCATCAGGCTCCATGGAACCAACCCTGATGGTGGGTGATTTTCTCCTGGTCGACAAACAGGTCGCAGCCGATTCGACTGGCTCTCTTCTGCTTCCCTCTCCGGGAATTCACCGGGGAGATGTGGTCGTATTTCATTACCCCCTGGATCCGGCCACCCACCTCGTCAAACGCATCGTGGGGATTCCCGGAGATCATATTCGCCTTCGCGGTGGCCACGTCTTTATCAACGGGCTTCCATTGAATGAGCCCTACGCGGTCTATCATCCTGCTGGCTACGACAACTTTCGCGATAATTTCCCCCGGCTTCAAAGCGCCGATCCTGAGATTGATTCCCGCTGGTGGGTCCGCATGCGCAAGCTGATCGATGATGGAGAACTCATCATTCCTGCCGGAAACTATTTTGTTCTGGGAGACAACAGGAATAACAGCGACGACAGCCGGTATTGGGGCTTCGTTCCTCGCGAAAATATTGTGGGCCGTCCCCTGATGATTTACTTCTCTTTACGTCAGGAAGAAAACTCGACTTATGCTGCACCGCATGCTGCGGGACTCTCTCTTGGCAGCACCGCGTCATCATCTGGCTCCTTCCAGTTTGCCCGTTGGAACAGGGTCTTCCGCATCATTCGTTAG
- the rnc gene encoding ribonuclease III has product MSTRRRKPTKAPSNLPLTPLWEHRFKRPELLTLALTHRSLAYETNPETLLDPSADNEQLEFVGDAVLGLAVAESLYRRFPRSREGELTRLRASLVSRRHLGSVAQRIGLGAMLRLGRGEEQSGGRQKPALLANALEAVIAALYLDGGLEVARSFIERHIIEPSLPTLQGALNAGDTFSGAIGDHKSALQEHLQASGYGQPQYVLTAQSGPDHQKLFRIEVRISDGSGGSRALAESEGTTKKQAQQQAARIAFERLLAEQDPSQIDESTSKHSPGTTSAHQSI; this is encoded by the coding sequence ATGTCGACGCGCCGCAGAAAGCCCACAAAAGCACCGTCAAATCTGCCGCTCACTCCTCTGTGGGAACACCGTTTTAAGCGGCCTGAATTGCTGACTCTGGCCCTAACCCACCGTTCGCTCGCCTACGAGACGAATCCGGAGACTCTTCTCGATCCCTCCGCCGACAACGAACAACTCGAGTTCGTGGGGGATGCGGTTCTGGGACTTGCGGTCGCAGAGAGCCTATATCGACGCTTTCCCCGGTCGCGGGAAGGTGAGTTGACCCGGCTGCGGGCCTCTCTTGTCAGCCGTCGCCACCTTGGCTCTGTCGCGCAACGCATTGGGCTTGGAGCGATGCTTCGCCTGGGGCGCGGAGAAGAACAGAGTGGAGGCAGACAAAAGCCTGCCCTGCTGGCGAATGCACTGGAGGCCGTCATCGCGGCTCTGTATCTTGACGGAGGTCTGGAAGTCGCCCGCTCATTCATTGAGCGTCACATCATCGAGCCCTCTCTCCCGACCCTGCAAGGAGCCCTCAACGCAGGAGACACCTTCAGCGGAGCCATCGGGGATCACAAGTCTGCTCTCCAGGAACACCTTCAGGCCTCGGGCTATGGTCAACCCCAATATGTCCTAACTGCCCAGAGTGGCCCCGATCACCAGAAACTTTTCCGCATCGAGGTTCGCATCTCGGATGGAAGTGGAGGATCCAGGGCTTTGGCCGAATCCGAAGGGACCACAAAAAAACAGGCCCAGCAGCAGGCTGCACGCATCGCCTTCGAGCGGCTGTTAGCTGAACAAGATCCTTCGCAGATAGATGAGAGCACCTCCAAGCACTCTCCCGGAACGACATCTGCGCATCAGAGTATTTAA
- a CDS encoding tetratricopeptide repeat protein, with translation MAALALTPGAGAQSSSSQSPSSSSSSNSSTLENDRQRLPARPRVTQPEAGGAAITLETSEPLFDLAVALNACGYDSDLENSAPIRKQIREEINHALATGTPAARDHRDALCTYIRDHSLSDPALNLAQYISLSLYLNPLPQLTPSVEETELPPDATQVVNILPLLRTFAEDMNLHAIWVTHRSDYEQLVNLVHDPLTKAILDTNIYLRLPVSSYDGRRFLVLLEPMLSPSMTNARIYGSDYIVVSSPAGNPLGQVHMDQIRHTYLHYEIEPLVYARASAMDRLLPLLKAVHDAPLDFIYKSDISAFITECLIKAVEAQTMEADAPKPKRPGQIKQRADLTNYEAELAAWERQAESARRKQVDLDVRQGWVLAGYFYDKLGQMQKDGGSLKEDIAEMVYGMDVDRQRHAAEQVVFLPEGSHDFVKRAPRQLKGLDLAEMKLMKGDTAGAGMMAEEALKANPNDPQANYLAGRVELIQGDPDSAMTHLNKTLTLAKDPRTLAWAHIYLGRLYDIARDPERPDAENPERTKAIAEYKAALAVRDSQPDTKAAAEKGLKEPFLLPRRANDNDNDNEPLDPSGKAEKDAYRPPSSPQ, from the coding sequence TTGGCAGCCCTGGCTCTTACCCCAGGTGCAGGCGCCCAATCTTCCAGTTCTCAGTCCCCTTCTTCCTCGTCTTCTTCGAATTCCTCCACATTGGAAAATGACCGGCAACGGCTCCCTGCCCGCCCCAGGGTCACTCAGCCCGAGGCCGGTGGAGCTGCAATTACGCTGGAGACAAGCGAGCCGCTTTTCGATCTTGCGGTTGCGCTCAATGCCTGTGGATACGACTCCGACCTGGAAAACTCGGCTCCTATTCGCAAACAGATTCGGGAGGAGATTAACCATGCGCTCGCTACCGGTACTCCCGCGGCACGCGACCACCGCGATGCCCTCTGCACCTATATCCGGGATCATTCTCTCTCGGACCCCGCCCTGAACCTGGCGCAGTACATCTCGCTTTCGCTATATCTCAATCCCCTGCCACAGTTGACCCCTTCCGTTGAGGAAACAGAGCTTCCGCCGGATGCGACGCAGGTGGTAAACATTCTCCCGCTTCTGCGGACTTTCGCGGAGGATATGAATCTCCACGCGATCTGGGTCACCCATCGTTCCGACTACGAACAGCTCGTCAACCTGGTCCACGACCCGCTCACCAAAGCGATTCTCGACACAAATATCTATTTACGGTTGCCGGTTTCGAGTTACGATGGACGCCGCTTTCTGGTTCTACTGGAACCCATGCTGTCACCCTCGATGACGAATGCGCGCATTTACGGCAGCGACTATATCGTCGTCTCGTCACCAGCGGGAAATCCCCTCGGACAGGTCCACATGGACCAGATCCGCCATACCTATCTGCACTACGAGATTGAGCCGCTGGTTTATGCCCGGGCGAGCGCAATGGATCGACTACTTCCCCTGCTCAAGGCTGTGCACGATGCTCCACTGGATTTCATCTACAAGTCCGATATCTCGGCCTTTATTACCGAATGCTTGATCAAAGCCGTGGAGGCCCAGACGATGGAAGCGGACGCTCCAAAGCCGAAACGCCCCGGCCAGATTAAACAGCGTGCAGATCTGACAAACTACGAAGCCGAATTAGCCGCATGGGAGCGACAGGCAGAATCCGCTCGACGCAAGCAGGTCGATCTGGATGTACGCCAGGGATGGGTTCTGGCAGGCTATTTCTACGATAAGCTTGGGCAGATGCAAAAAGATGGCGGAAGCCTGAAGGAAGACATCGCCGAGATGGTCTACGGCATGGATGTCGATCGTCAACGCCATGCGGCAGAACAAGTCGTCTTTCTGCCGGAAGGCTCGCATGATTTCGTCAAACGCGCTCCGCGCCAGCTCAAGGGGCTCGACCTGGCCGAGATGAAGCTGATGAAGGGCGACACCGCAGGCGCAGGCATGATGGCCGAGGAAGCCCTCAAGGCGAATCCGAATGACCCTCAGGCAAACTATCTGGCTGGAAGGGTGGAGTTGATTCAAGGAGATCCGGATTCGGCGATGACCCATCTCAACAAGACCCTGACCTTAGCCAAAGATCCCCGGACACTGGCCTGGGCACATATCTATCTTGGCCGGCTTTACGATATCGCCCGCGATCCGGAGCGACCGGACGCGGAAAATCCCGAACGAACCAAAGCAATCGCTGAATATAAAGCGGCTCTTGCCGTTCGCGACTCCCAACCGGATACGAAAGCCGCCGCGGAGAAAGGTCTTAAAGAGCCTTTCCTTCTTCCACGACGCGCAAACGATAACGATAATGATAACGAGCCTTTAGACCCGAGTGGCAAAGCAGAGAAGGACGCCTATCGACCACCATCTTCGCCCCAATGA
- a CDS encoding cytochrome c biogenesis protein: MVRPSTLRNVAWLWLAATVVVLVLGFRQAIFIAPPEETMGDLHRIFYYHFAHAILGLVFPYINFAASIAFLYWRRRDPLKALTADALAVAAAEITILYVGITLATGMLWGKPAWGIWWTWDARLTSELILWLLYVSYMLLRRLSPSGQTPTLAAILSIFAAIDVPIDFMSIEWWRTQHPAPVFGPNGGGIAPQFVPAVLWNLAGWAMWGIFLLGFRFAIERRRQLAEQEAALMALEASLETPSNGAR; the protein is encoded by the coding sequence GTGGTTCGTCCCTCCACTCTTCGTAATGTTGCCTGGCTCTGGCTCGCCGCCACAGTTGTGGTGCTCGTCCTTGGTTTCCGGCAAGCTATCTTTATCGCTCCGCCTGAGGAGACGATGGGAGACCTCCATCGCATCTTCTATTACCATTTCGCGCACGCCATCCTCGGCCTCGTCTTTCCTTACATCAACTTTGCTGCTTCCATTGCCTTTCTCTATTGGCGACGACGTGACCCGCTAAAAGCACTGACTGCAGACGCTCTTGCCGTCGCTGCAGCGGAGATTACGATCCTCTATGTCGGGATCACGCTTGCCACGGGAATGCTCTGGGGAAAGCCCGCCTGGGGAATCTGGTGGACATGGGACGCCCGGCTCACCTCTGAGCTGATCCTCTGGCTGCTTTATGTCAGCTATATGCTTCTGCGTCGTCTCTCTCCCTCTGGGCAGACGCCGACGTTGGCTGCCATTCTCTCTATCTTTGCCGCCATTGACGTCCCCATTGACTTCATGTCGATCGAGTGGTGGCGCACCCAGCATCCCGCTCCTGTCTTTGGCCCCAATGGAGGCGGCATCGCCCCCCAATTTGTTCCCGCCGTTCTCTGGAATCTTGCAGGGTGGGCCATGTGGGGAATCTTCCTTCTGGGCTTCCGCTTCGCCATCGAACGCCGCCGCCAGCTCGCCGAGCAAGAGGCAGCTCTCATGGCTCTTGAAGCCTCTCTCGAAACTCCCAGCAACGGAGCGCGCTGA
- a CDS encoding heme exporter protein CcmB, with the protein MKYLSFVLEHLLKDLRLEWRSRDSINGMLFFVLLMVVVFSLAFDPAGYPTVTRQISGGILWVGLLFASITALNQSWTREQRNQVLEAQRMAPSPASALFVGKALANMIFVLVVEAVLAPIFVIFFNLHVLGNAWLLALILPLGTWALVVNGTFFAVLGLRARSRELLLPLILLPLTLPAIVMMVQATTGVITAELDPVYLRTWINQLIGYDVIYTTVCILLFETVLNAE; encoded by the coding sequence TTGAAGTATCTCTCCTTCGTCCTCGAACACCTTCTCAAAGATCTCCGTCTCGAGTGGCGCTCACGCGACTCCATCAACGGCATGCTCTTCTTCGTGCTCCTGATGGTGGTCGTCTTCTCTCTCGCCTTCGATCCGGCCGGATACCCCACGGTCACCCGTCAGATTTCTGGAGGCATCCTCTGGGTCGGCCTTCTCTTCGCCTCGATTACCGCCCTTAACCAGTCTTGGACCCGCGAACAGCGAAATCAGGTTCTGGAAGCTCAACGCATGGCGCCTTCGCCTGCCTCCGCCCTTTTCGTCGGCAAGGCGCTGGCGAACATGATCTTCGTCCTGGTTGTCGAGGCTGTTCTCGCGCCGATCTTCGTTATCTTCTTCAATTTGCATGTCTTGGGGAACGCCTGGCTGCTTGCTCTTATCCTTCCCCTGGGCACCTGGGCTTTGGTCGTCAACGGCACTTTTTTTGCCGTTCTGGGCCTGCGTGCCCGGAGCCGTGAGCTTCTTCTGCCCCTGATCCTGTTGCCTCTCACGCTTCCCGCCATTGTGATGATGGTGCAGGCTACGACCGGCGTCATCACCGCCGAACTCGACCCTGTCTACCTCCGAACCTGGATCAACCAGCTCATCGGTTATGACGTCATCTACACCACCGTCTGCATCCTGCTCTTTGAAACCGTCCTCAACGCGGAATAA
- the ybaK gene encoding Cys-tRNA(Pro) deacylase, whose protein sequence is MKFSAPAKTNAARFLDSLKISYELRAYEVDPEDLTAISVARKIGLPAKQVFKTLLSHTNTGEHLFAVIPGDSELDLKKLAHAAGAKKAELASLKDVEPLTGYIRGGVTVMGAKKPFPAFADEMIELFDVISVSAGQRGLQLIMSPADYLRASEATLADLTKAPTGESR, encoded by the coding sequence ATGAAGTTCTCTGCCCCGGCCAAGACCAACGCCGCCCGCTTCCTCGACTCCCTCAAGATCTCTTACGAACTTCGTGCCTACGAGGTCGATCCCGAAGACCTGACTGCTATCTCCGTTGCTCGCAAGATTGGCCTGCCTGCCAAGCAGGTCTTTAAGACTCTGCTTTCGCACACGAATACTGGTGAGCACCTCTTTGCCGTGATTCCCGGAGACAGCGAGCTCGATCTTAAGAAACTTGCCCACGCCGCAGGAGCCAAAAAGGCAGAGCTGGCTTCCCTCAAAGATGTCGAGCCGCTCACCGGATACATCCGCGGCGGTGTCACGGTTATGGGTGCTAAGAAGCCCTTCCCCGCCTTCGCCGATGAAATGATCGAACTCTTCGATGTCATCAGCGTCTCCGCCGGGCAGCGCGGCTTGCAGCTTATTATGTCTCCCGCTGACTACCTTCGCGCCTCGGAAGCCACGCTCGCGGATCTGACGAAAGCCCCCACTGGAGAGTCCCGTTGA
- a CDS encoding ABC transporter ATP-binding protein — translation MSTVAPIRAEAASLVSVSKIYGSFAALRSVSANFPVGSATVILGENGAGKSTLLRTVAGLISPTRGNATVFGEPPHRQRNRIAYMSHSTMLYDELTAMENLTYFAKLHRGDGCACVGSPEMALRAVGLDPTLTRPVGQYSQGMRQRASLARVLQTDPELLLLDEPFSNLDVSSAAHLVELLADFRTWPVPGGGARTLIFTTHQASLAEPLAERTLSMRQGQIVDISTRGSR, via the coding sequence ATGTCTACTGTCGCTCCAATTCGCGCTGAAGCCGCGAGCCTCGTCTCGGTTTCGAAGATCTATGGTTCCTTTGCTGCCCTGCGCAGCGTATCTGCGAACTTTCCTGTGGGCTCGGCTACGGTCATCCTGGGAGAAAACGGAGCAGGGAAATCGACCCTGCTCCGTACTGTTGCCGGACTGATCTCTCCCACCCGTGGCAATGCCACCGTCTTCGGAGAACCGCCGCATCGCCAGCGGAATCGCATCGCGTATATGAGTCACTCCACCATGCTCTACGACGAGTTGACCGCGATGGAGAACCTTACCTACTTCGCAAAGCTACACCGCGGTGACGGCTGCGCCTGCGTTGGATCGCCCGAGATGGCACTGCGCGCTGTCGGCCTCGACCCCACATTGACCCGACCGGTGGGCCAGTACTCCCAGGGAATGCGCCAGCGTGCTTCCCTGGCTCGTGTCCTCCAGACCGATCCCGAGCTACTTCTTCTCGACGAACCCTTCTCCAATCTCGACGTCTCCAGCGCAGCTCACCTTGTTGAGCTCCTCGCCGACTTTCGCACCTGGCCTGTGCCCGGTGGAGGAGCCCGCACCCTGATCTTCACCACCCATCAAGCCTCGCTAGCCGAGCCTCTCGCAGAACGCACTCTCTCCATGCGCCAGGGCCAGATCGTCGATATCTCCACCCGGGGGAGCCGATGA